A section of the Castanea sativa cultivar Marrone di Chiusa Pesio chromosome 12, ASM4071231v1 genome encodes:
- the LOC142618569 gene encoding uncharacterized protein LOC142618569: protein MGAEGHLLKRIPRIKFPQRHPTSSASSGSASLAQHASTNKDTYKSDVPAAPINTAVGGKATLQPKRTPVSNKEIEAILLGGCD, encoded by the exons ATGGGTGCAGAAGGGCATTTATTGAAGAGAATTCCACGCATTAAATTCCCACAGAGACACCCAACTTCCTCAGCTTcttcag GTTCTGCATCTCTAGCTCAACATGCGTCAACAAATAAGGACACTTATAAGTCAGATGTTCCAGCAGCACCCATAAACACTGCTGTGGGAGGGAAAGCTACTCTTCAGCCAAAACGCACACCAGTCTCAAACAAGGAGATAGAGGCTATACTG TTGGGTGGATGCGACTGA